Proteins from a single region of Dehalococcoidia bacterium:
- a CDS encoding MtaA/CmuA family methyltransferase: MKSMTKKQRVLSALNRQEVDRPPVANPTSVATVEMMDLVDAPFPEACRSAELNARLAATEISEFGFDSIAPYFSIIQESSAIGCEMQWEQKDNWPTVRMSNPIWKTASDVKVPKDFLDHPDVRVIIDSIKILKKEFGEDVPIIGKTMGPWTLAYHVFGVETFLLGSVDNPSETIEALDKLTEFTYLFGEAQVDAGADVLTVPDHATGDLVSGQYYQKFLQDIHSEMAERFTVPLILHICGRTVDRMPFVAETGMHAFHFDSKNSPQEAMDAVNNKIALVGNINNPETLYSKDTDDVKKEVFECLNAGVQLIAPECAIPLKTKAENLIAITEGITDWLAETQK; this comes from the coding sequence ATGAAGTCTATGACAAAAAAGCAAAGAGTTTTATCAGCTTTGAACAGACAAGAGGTTGATAGACCACCTGTAGCAAATCCTACATCAGTAGCAACCGTAGAAATGATGGATTTAGTTGATGCTCCTTTCCCTGAAGCATGCAGATCAGCTGAATTAAATGCGAGATTAGCAGCAACAGAAATTTCAGAATTTGGATTTGATTCTATTGCACCATATTTTTCTATTATTCAAGAATCAAGTGCAATTGGATGTGAAATGCAATGGGAACAAAAAGATAATTGGCCAACTGTTCGGATGAGTAATCCAATTTGGAAAACTGCTTCTGATGTTAAGGTTCCAAAGGATTTTTTAGATCATCCTGATGTAAGAGTGATTATTGATTCTATAAAAATACTTAAAAAAGAATTTGGAGAGGATGTTCCTATAATTGGAAAAACTATGGGCCCCTGGACTCTCGCTTATCATGTTTTTGGAGTTGAAACTTTTTTATTAGGATCAGTTGATAATCCTAGTGAAACAATTGAAGCTCTTGATAAATTAACTGAATTTACATATCTTTTTGGTGAGGCTCAAGTTGATGCAGGAGCAGATGTACTGACAGTTCCTGATCATGCAACTGGAGACTTAGTTTCAGGTCAATATTACCAGAAATTCCTTCAAGATATTCATTCAGAAATGGCAGAAAGATTTACCGTTCCACTGATTCTTCATATTTGTGGAAGAACTGTTGACAGAATGCCTTTTGTTGCAGAAACTGGAATGCACGCATTTCATTTTGATTCAAAAAATTCTCCTCAAGAAGCTATGGATGCTGTAAATAATAAAATAGCCTTAGTGGGAAATATTAATAATCCTGAAACATTATATTCAAAAGATACAGATGATGTAAAAAAAGAAGTTTTTGAATGCTTAAATGCGGGGGTTCAGTTAATAGCACCAGAGTGTGCTATTCCATTAAAAACAAAAGCAGAAAATCTAATTGCTATAACTGAAGGTATTACAGATTGGTTAGCAGAAACTCAAAAATAA
- a CDS encoding corrinoid protein → MFEHEGLLKEFEWVTKESEKKHIGESIAKTSIEMQEIAFALIQGDNDTVDKLTKEYLENGTSANEILDDGLLNGMAIVGVKFRDNIIFVPEVLISARAMKAGMTHIEPILSESGIEPQGTVVMGTVKGDLHDIGKNLCIMMLRGAGFVVHDLGVDTSPEDFADGFEEYEPDVIGMSALLTTTMPNMGRTIQYFEDIGLRDDVRLMVGGAPVTQEFADEMGADAYGESAVDAVDKAKEQIVLLKELKS, encoded by the coding sequence ATGTTTGAACATGAGGGATTACTCAAAGAATTTGAATGGGTAACCAAAGAAAGTGAAAAGAAACATATTGGAGAATCTATAGCTAAAACTTCAATCGAAATGCAAGAAATTGCCTTTGCACTTATTCAAGGTGATAATGATACTGTAGATAAGTTGACCAAAGAATATTTAGAAAACGGTACTTCAGCTAATGAAATTTTAGATGATGGCTTGCTAAATGGAATGGCTATAGTTGGAGTCAAATTTAGAGATAATATTATATTTGTGCCAGAAGTTCTTATTTCTGCAAGAGCTATGAAAGCCGGAATGACACATATTGAACCAATATTATCTGAGTCTGGAATTGAGCCTCAAGGAACTGTCGTTATGGGTACAGTCAAAGGGGATCTTCATGATATTGGTAAAAATCTCTGTATTATGATGCTAAGAGGTGCAGGTTTTGTTGTTCATGATCTTGGAGTTGACACATCTCCAGAAGATTTTGCAGATGGATTTGAAGAGTATGAACCTGATGTCATTGGTATGTCTGCTTTGCTAACAACTACTATGCCAAATATGGGTAGAACAATACAATATTTTGAAGATATTGGGCTAAGGGATGATGTAAGACTCATGGTTGGAGGAGCTCCTGTTACTCAAGAATTTGCTGATGAAATGGGTGCTGATGCTTATGGAGAAAGCGCTGTAGATGCAGTTGATAAGGCAAAAGAACAAATTGTTCTGCTTAAAGAATTGAAAAGCTAA